Proteins from one Oncorhynchus gorbuscha isolate QuinsamMale2020 ecotype Even-year linkage group LG18, OgorEven_v1.0, whole genome shotgun sequence genomic window:
- the LOC124003769 gene encoding RNA-binding protein 12-like, giving the protein MAVVIRMQGLPIVAGTMDIRHFFSGLTIPDGGVHIVGGEHGEAFIVFATDEDARLGMMRNRGAIKGSKVSLLLSSKTEMQNMIELSRRRFKTGNVEGAAGNGRRPGPPVNTCGRGSLPNTLQGFSNTTPATVTTAASAHETISNKNVSTFATTGMGNMPPSFSNNFSSPNLTMGSSMRTAMSSRNSVPPPIHPLTTMPPMPSIPTMPLPPPVSSVPPVATVSPLTQGPPVLPMSLSHMGSMPPFNPGVPPPSGLAPNHMFVGHMNPLLNLQAHMKAAIGNSDELYVHLQGLPFSATERDIGEFFCGLGVDSIQLVRDNIGRSSGRALAKFFSPQDTFEALKRSSGMLRQRYVDISPATESQWMSVGSGGNGVGGQAHSKSSNVPQDQHHRSNMNSAYPSTRDHARSRSPHNKEFCVYLKGLPYEAVNKQICEFFKKLDIMEDRIYIAYGPTGRATGEGFVQLKNEMDYKVALSCHMQYMGSRFIQVHPISKKAMFEKIDSIRQRMQGVDKKNNSESGKSPRNCAHISNIPYNVSKKDVHLFLEGIAVFEESLKVLVDSSGNGLGQAVVQFRVEEDALNAERLHRQKLNGRDAFVHLVTFEQMKEIERNPPPQVKRGQKFEGNTQGQAHGHAQAQNPIQAQAHTFASITGEEFNFHRNTVGNLGNGPFAQFTVPGNGIVGPPPLPPFAASLDNVAHSIPPPMVAGHLPGAVLAPPSFRPGSNNGPPGFGPEGMRDRPPFDNGTRKSGGHNNRGSGQGRLDVCPQSALGRGPGSDPLREQSPGGPGNPRGPTIVKIQNMPFTVTVDEILDFFYGYQVLPGSVCQQFSEKGLPTGEAMVAFESHEEASSAVMDLNDRPIGARKVKITLG; this is encoded by the coding sequence ATGGCTGTGGTCATCCGCATGCAGGGTCTCCCGATAGTGGCGGGGACCATGGACATACGCCATTTCTTCTCTGGATTGACCATCCCAGATGGTGGGGTGCATATTGTAGGGGGTGAACATGGTGAGGCTTTTATTGTTTTCGCCACAGATGAAGATGCCAGGCTTGGCATGATGCGTAACAGGGGAGCAATCAAAGGTTCAAAAGTGTCACTTTTGCTGAGCAGCAAGACCGAGATGCAGAATATGATTGAGCTTAGCCGCAGGCGTTTTAAAACGGGCAATGTAGAGGGAGCAGCAGGAAATGGTAGAAGGCCAGGTCCCCCCGTCAACACATGTGGGAGGGGCAGTCTACCCAATACTTTACAAGGGTTCAGCAACACCACACCAGCCACCGTCACCACAGCTGCCTCTGCACATGAAACCATAAGCAACAAAAATGTGTCCACGTTTGCCACcactggcatgggaaacatgccCCCCAGTTTCAGCAACAACTTCAGCAGCCCAAATCTCACCATGGGATCCAGTATGAGAACAGCCATGTCCTCCCGCAACTCTGTACCACCACCTATTCACCCTTTGACAACCATGCCACCCATGCCTTCCATACCCACCATGCCACTTCCACCACCAGTGTCCTCTGTGCCTCCTGTTGCCACTGTGTCACCTTTAACCCAAGGCCCCCCTGTCCTTCCCATGAGTCTGTCCCACATGGGCTCAATGCCACCATTCAACCCAGGTGTCCCACCCCCTAGTGGACTGGCCCCAAATCACATGTTTGTTGGCCATATGAACCCTCTGTTAAATCTCCAGGCACACATGAAGGCAGCAATAGGTAATTCAGACGAGTTATATGTTCACCTTCAAGGCCTGCCCTTCTCAGCTACTGAAAGGGATATTGGGGAGTTTTTCTGTGGGTTAGGGGTGGACTCCATCCAACTGGTCAGGGACAACATTGGCCGGAGTAGCGGCAGGGCCCTGGCCAAGTTCTTTTCCCCTCAGGACACTTTTGAGGCACTCAAAAGAAGCAGCGGAATGTTAAGGCAGAGGTACGTGGACATCTCtccggccacagagagccagtgGATGAGTGTCGGCAGTGGTGGCAACGGGGTTGGAGGGCAAGCCCACTCAAAATCCAGTAATGTGCCCCAAGACCAGCATCACCGCAGCAACATGAATTCAGCATATCCTTCAACCAGAGATCATGCAAGGTCTCGCTCCCCTCACAACAAGGAGTTCTGTGTCTACCTAAAAGGCCTGCCCTATGAAGCAGTAAATAAACAGATCTGTGAGTTCTTCAAAAAGCTGGACATTATGGAAGACCGCATTTACATTGCTTATGGACCCACTGGCCGAGCTACAGGTGAGGGCTTTGTCCAGTTGAAAAATGAAATGGATTACAAGGTTGCCCTCAGCTGTCACATGCAGTATATGGGAAGCCGATTCATACAAGTTCACCCCATCAGTAAGAAAGCTATGTTTGAAAAGATTGATTCCATTCGTCAAAGGATGCAGGGTGTTGATAAGAAAAATAACTCTGAGTCCGGCAAGAGCCCTAGAAACTGTGCACACATCTCAAATATTCCATATAATGTGTCAAAGAAAGATGTCCATCTGTTTCTGGAAGGCATTGCAGTATTTGAAGAAAGTCTTAAAGTTCTGGTTGACAGCAGTGGTAACGGTCTAGGTCAGGCTGTTGTGCAGTTCAGGGTAGAGGAGGATGCGCTAAATGCTGAGAGACTACACAGGCAAAAGTTAAATGGCAGAGATGCCTTTGTGCATTTGGTCACCTTTGAGCAGATGAAGGAAATCGAGAGAAACCCACCACCACAGGTTAAGAGAGGCCAGAAATTTGAAGGGAACACTCAAGGCCAGGCACACGGCCATGCTCAGGCACAGAATCCTATTCAAGCCCAAGCTCACACCTTTGCCAGTATAACAGGAGAAGAGTTCAACTTCCACAGAAACACTGTTGGTAATTTAGGCAATGGTCCTTTTGCTCAATTTACTGTCCCAGGTAATGGAATAGTGggccctcctcctctacccccattTGCAGCAAGTCTAGATAATGTAGCCCATAGCATTCCCCCACCCATGGTTGCTGGTCACTTGCCTGGAGCAGTTCTGGCACCCCCAAGCTTCCGACCAGGTAGCAACAATGGCCCACCTGGCTTTGGACCAGAGGGCATGAGGGACAGGCCACCTTTTGACAACGGCACTAGAAAGAGTGGAGGCCATAACAACCGAGGAAGTGGCCAAGGGCGTTTAGATGTGTGCCCTCAGTCTGCCTTGGGCCGTGGCCCTGGCTCTGACCCTCTGAGAGAGCAGTCACCCGGAGGCCCTGGTAACCCTCGTGGACCAACCATTGTAAAGATCCAAAACATGCCTTTCACCGTAACAGTTGATGAGATCCTAGATTTCTTTTATGGGTATCAAGTGCTGCCTGGTTCAGTCTGTCAACAGTTCAGTGAAAAGGGCCTGCCCACTGGTGAGGCAATGGTTGCCTTTGAGTCACACGAGGAGGCATCATCTGCTGTCATGGATTTAAATGATAGGCCTATTGGGGCTAGGAAAGTGAAGATAACCCTAGGATAA